A window from Bosea sp. ANAM02 encodes these proteins:
- the ptsP gene encoding phosphoenolpyruvate--protein phosphotransferase, with amino-acid sequence MRGALGGPGVLLRRLREVMAASISPQERLDRLVVLIAGNLVAEVCSVYVLREDGSLELYATEGLNREAVHLTTMRAGEGLVGLIASEAEPLALSDAQAHPSFSYRPETGEEVYRSFLGVPILRGGAVMGVLVIQNRASRLYSEDEVETLQTTAMLMAEMIAAGGLKSLAAPGASIGLDRAIHGVGVALADGVGLGHAVLHEPRVAITNLIAENPAAEVGRLEAAIGEMRASIDELVERGDVAHTGEHRDVLETFRMFAHDQGWLRRMREVVMTGLTAEAAVERVQSDTRAKMLRQTDPYLRERLHDLDDLANRLLRTLVGKANGVARENLPENAILVARSMGPAALLDYDRAHLRGLVLEEGGPTSHIAIVARALGIPAVGEVVNATALVEAGDAIIVDGQAGEVQIRPQPDVENAYKDKARLRARKQKQYQKLKELPAVTRDGVDITLQINAGLIVDMPNIEATAAAGIGLFRTELQFMVAQHMPTTGEQQALYAAVLEAAAERPVTFRTLDIGGDKVLPYMERVEEENPALGWRAIRIGLDKPRLLRAQVRAMLRAGAGRDLKIMLPMVATTEEFRRARMIIRREQAMLEKQGVQPPRDLRVGVMVEVPSLLFELPEIAREADFLSIGTNDLMQFLFAADRENKRVADRFDPLGVGPLRALRRIVEAAAETGCPVTVCGEMGGKPLETMALIGLGYRGFSMSAASIGPVKAMLRALDAGKLRERMDWMLASPEGATNLRPQLAAFATEFKVPV; translated from the coding sequence ATGCGAGGCGCTCTCGGAGGACCGGGCGTTCTGTTGCGCCGTCTCCGTGAGGTCATGGCGGCATCGATCAGCCCGCAGGAGCGGCTGGATCGCCTTGTCGTCCTCATCGCCGGCAATCTCGTCGCCGAGGTCTGCTCCGTCTACGTCCTGCGCGAGGACGGCTCGCTCGAACTCTACGCCACCGAAGGCCTCAACCGCGAGGCGGTCCATCTCACCACCATGCGGGCCGGCGAGGGCCTCGTCGGCCTGATCGCGAGCGAGGCCGAGCCGCTGGCCCTGTCGGATGCGCAGGCGCATCCCTCCTTCTCCTATCGTCCGGAGACGGGTGAAGAGGTCTATCGCTCCTTCCTCGGTGTGCCGATCCTGCGCGGCGGCGCCGTCATGGGCGTGCTCGTCATCCAGAACCGGGCCTCGCGGCTCTATTCCGAAGACGAGGTCGAGACCCTCCAGACCACCGCCATGCTGATGGCGGAGATGATCGCGGCCGGCGGCCTCAAGTCGCTGGCCGCGCCCGGCGCCTCGATCGGCCTCGACCGTGCCATTCACGGCGTCGGCGTGGCGCTGGCCGATGGCGTCGGCCTCGGCCATGCCGTGCTGCACGAGCCACGCGTGGCGATCACCAATCTCATTGCCGAGAACCCGGCGGCCGAGGTCGGCCGTCTCGAAGCGGCGATCGGAGAGATGCGCGCCTCGATCGACGAACTGGTCGAGCGTGGCGACGTCGCCCATACCGGCGAGCATCGCGACGTGCTCGAGACCTTCCGCATGTTCGCCCATGACCAGGGCTGGCTGCGCCGCATGCGCGAGGTCGTGATGACCGGCCTCACCGCCGAGGCGGCGGTCGAGCGCGTCCAGTCCGACACGCGCGCCAAGATGCTGCGCCAGACCGACCCCTATCTGCGCGAACGGCTGCACGATCTCGACGATCTCGCCAACCGCCTGCTGCGCACGTTGGTCGGCAAGGCGAACGGCGTCGCCCGCGAGAACCTGCCCGAGAATGCCATCCTCGTCGCCCGCTCGATGGGGCCGGCGGCGCTGCTCGACTATGATCGCGCCCATCTGCGCGGGCTCGTGCTGGAGGAGGGCGGGCCGACCAGCCATATCGCCATCGTCGCCCGTGCGCTCGGCATCCCCGCCGTGGGCGAGGTCGTCAATGCGACCGCGCTGGTCGAGGCGGGCGACGCCATCATCGTCGACGGCCAGGCCGGAGAGGTGCAGATCCGCCCGCAGCCCGATGTCGAGAACGCCTACAAGGACAAGGCGCGGCTGCGCGCCCGCAAGCAGAAGCAGTATCAGAAGCTCAAGGAACTGCCGGCCGTCACCCGGGACGGCGTCGACATCACCTTGCAGATCAACGCGGGCCTGATCGTCGACATGCCGAATATCGAGGCCACGGCCGCTGCCGGCATCGGCCTGTTCCGCACCGAACTGCAGTTCATGGTGGCTCAGCATATGCCGACTACCGGCGAACAGCAGGCCCTCTATGCCGCGGTGCTGGAGGCGGCGGCCGAACGCCCCGTCACGTTCCGCACCCTCGATATCGGCGGCGACAAGGTGCTGCCCTACATGGAGCGTGTCGAGGAGGAGAACCCGGCGCTCGGCTGGCGCGCGATCCGCATCGGCCTCGACAAGCCGCGGCTGCTGCGGGCGCAGGTGCGCGCGATGCTGCGCGCCGGCGCCGGCCGCGACCTCAAGATCATGCTGCCGATGGTCGCGACCACCGAGGAGTTCCGCCGCGCCCGCATGATCATCCGCCGCGAGCAGGCCATGCTGGAGAAGCAGGGCGTGCAGCCACCGCGTGACCTGCGCGTCGGCGTCATGGTCGAGGTGCCCTCGTTGCTCTTCGAATTGCCGGAGATCGCGCGCGAGGCCGATTTTCTCTCGATCGGCACGAACGATCTGATGCAGTTCCTCTTCGCCGCCGACCGCGAGAACAAGCGCGTCGCCGATCGCTTCGATCCGCTCGGCGTCGGTCCGCTCAGGGCGCTTCGGCGTATCGTCGAGGCGGCCGCCGAGACCGGCTGCCCGGTCACCGTCTGCGGCGAAATGGGCGGCAAGCCCCTGGAGACCATGGCCCTGATCGGCTTGGGCTATCGCGGCTTCTCGATGTCGGCGGCCTCGATCGGGCCGGTCAAGGCGATGCTGCGCGCGCTCGATGCCGGCAAATTGCGCGAGCGCATGGACTGGATGCTGGCCTCGCCGGAAGGCGCCACCAATCTGCGCCCGCAGCTCGCGGCCTTCGCGACCGAGTTCAAGGTCCCGGTCTAG
- a CDS encoding trehalose-6-phosphate synthase encodes MRLVIVSNRVTIPDRHEKVMAGGLAVALREALEQRGGLWFGWSGAVTDATSKQVRQVEHGNVTYAVTDLSEAERQSYYLGFSNRALWPLMHYRLGLTEFRRSDYMGYLGVNRRFARALAGLIKPDDLIWIHDYHLIPLAAELRRRGVTNRIGYFHHIPWPGADVVGALPFSATLIRTMAAYDLVGMQTEPDARNLIDGLVSLCGARSNGKRVRLAGRETAVQAFPIGIDVEGFRKLAAASVRQAATPLRATRESLGERKLVIGVDRLDYSKGIVPRLEAFGEFLRNHPEDRGRVSLLQIAPPSRSDVPEYAELDRQSDEVAGRLNAQLGEFDWTPIRVVKKAYSRKALAGFYRRAQVGLVTPMRDGMNLVAKEYVAAQDPADPGVLVLSRFAGAAQQMGEALIVNPFDSHEVAEAIRTALAMPKSERIRRFERLYAVIAATDINWWTRQYLGELAGDAATAEVALVDEARKEPRSGARRTSRSEASAEPSPVAETGVRKMSAGSRAKRSAARASHLALVRP; translated from the coding sequence ATGCGTCTTGTCATCGTTTCCAACCGGGTCACGATTCCCGATCGCCATGAGAAGGTGATGGCGGGGGGGCTGGCAGTCGCCTTGCGCGAGGCTCTGGAGCAGCGGGGCGGCCTCTGGTTCGGCTGGAGTGGCGCCGTGACCGATGCCACCTCCAAGCAGGTCAGGCAGGTCGAGCACGGCAACGTCACCTATGCCGTTACCGATCTCAGCGAGGCCGAGCGCCAGAGCTATTATCTCGGCTTCTCCAACCGGGCTCTCTGGCCGCTGATGCATTATCGGCTCGGCCTGACCGAGTTTCGGCGCAGCGACTATATGGGCTATCTCGGCGTCAACCGCCGCTTCGCCCGCGCGCTGGCCGGACTGATCAAGCCCGACGATCTCATCTGGATCCACGATTACCACCTGATTCCGCTGGCGGCGGAATTGCGCCGGCGCGGCGTCACCAACCGGATCGGCTACTTCCATCACATTCCCTGGCCGGGCGCCGATGTCGTCGGCGCCTTGCCCTTCAGCGCCACGCTGATCCGTACCATGGCCGCTTACGACCTCGTCGGCATGCAGACCGAGCCCGATGCCCGTAACCTGATCGACGGGCTGGTTTCGCTCTGCGGGGCGCGTTCGAACGGCAAGCGCGTGCGGCTGGCCGGGCGTGAGACGGCGGTGCAGGCCTTTCCGATCGGCATCGACGTTGAGGGCTTCCGCAAGCTTGCCGCAGCCTCGGTGCGCCAGGCCGCGACCCCACTGCGCGCCACCCGGGAATCGCTTGGCGAACGCAAGCTCGTCATCGGCGTCGACCGGCTCGACTATTCCAAGGGCATCGTGCCCAGGCTCGAGGCCTTCGGCGAGTTCCTGCGCAACCATCCGGAGGATCGCGGGCGAGTCAGCCTGCTGCAGATTGCCCCGCCTTCGCGCAGCGACGTGCCCGAATATGCCGAACTCGACCGTCAGTCCGACGAGGTCGCCGGGCGTCTCAATGCCCAGCTCGGCGAGTTCGACTGGACGCCGATCCGCGTGGTCAAGAAGGCCTATTCGCGCAAGGCGCTGGCGGGCTTCTATCGCCGCGCCCAGGTTGGTCTGGTCACGCCGATGCGCGACGGCATGAACCTCGTCGCCAAGGAATATGTCGCGGCACAGGATCCGGCCGACCCGGGCGTGCTCGTGCTCTCGCGTTTCGCAGGGGCCGCCCAGCAGATGGGCGAGGCGCTGATCGTCAATCCCTTCGATTCCCATGAGGTGGCGGAGGCGATCCGCACCGCGCTCGCCATGCCGAAATCGGAGCGTATCCGCCGCTTCGAGCGGCTCTACGCCGTCATCGCCGCGACCGATATCAATTGGTGGACGCGCCAATACCTCGGGGAACTGGCCGGAGACGCAGCAACTGCCGAGGTTGCACTTGTGGACGAAGCCCGCAAGGAGCCCCGTTCCGGTGCGCGGCGGACGAGCCGGAGCGAGGCGTCGGCCGAGCCGTCGCCGGTGGCTGAAACGGGTGTACGCAAGATGTCGGCAGGATCGCGCGCGAAGCGGAGCGCCGCGAGGGCTTCTCATCTCGCCCTGGTGCGCCCCTGA
- the otsB gene encoding trehalose-phosphatase: MTTLIELDTAPGSRKIASADREIALFLDFDGTLVEIAPSPEDVHLDRRVAPALTVLRAQLGGALALVSGRPIGFLDDILAPHRFDIAGLHGAQIRVDGEIRSQAEAHEGMRAALRDLVRFANSHVGIIVEDKRMSVALHWRLAPTLEDEAQALMRGIAARMGPGMRLQEGKSVAEFVPAGASKGSAIAWLMATPAYAGRQPVFIGDDITDEDGFKVVNAMGGVSVRIGADRESHATCRLPSPTALRHILLEAAESGHLSAASFKQD; the protein is encoded by the coding sequence ATGACGACCTTGATTGAACTCGATACCGCCCCAGGCTCCCGCAAGATCGCTTCCGCGGATCGCGAAATCGCTCTGTTCCTCGATTTCGACGGCACGCTTGTGGAGATCGCCCCCTCGCCGGAGGATGTTCATCTGGACCGGCGGGTGGCACCGGCGCTGACGGTCCTGCGCGCGCAGCTCGGCGGCGCGCTCGCGCTGGTCTCCGGTCGTCCGATCGGCTTTCTCGACGACATTCTGGCACCGCATCGCTTCGACATCGCCGGGCTGCACGGCGCCCAGATTCGCGTCGATGGGGAGATCCGCTCACAGGCCGAGGCCCATGAAGGCATGCGCGCGGCTTTGCGCGACCTCGTCCGCTTCGCCAACAGCCATGTCGGCATCATCGTCGAGGACAAGCGCATGTCCGTCGCGCTGCACTGGCGCCTCGCGCCCACGCTGGAAGACGAAGCCCAGGCCCTGATGCGCGGCATCGCGGCGCGCATGGGGCCGGGCATGCGCCTGCAGGAGGGCAAGTCCGTCGCCGAGTTCGTGCCGGCGGGCGCCAGCAAGGGAAGCGCCATCGCCTGGCTGATGGCGACGCCCGCTTATGCCGGCCGCCAGCCGGTCTTCATCGGCGACGACATCACCGACGAGGACGGGTTCAAGGTCGTCAACGCCATGGGAGGCGTGTCCGTACGCATCGGCGCGGACCGGGAAAGCCACGCCACCTGCCGGCTTCCCTCGCCGACCGCATTGAGGCACATCCTTCTCGAAGCCGCAGAAAGCGGCCATCTTTCCGCTGCCAGCTTCAAGCAGGACTGA
- a CDS encoding glycoside hydrolase family 15 protein, with product MTVTTSAAGHHSASLDLGVIGNCSIAALIDRRARIVWGCFPRFDRDPVFCSLIDNQAEDGDAELGKGFFAIELVGMTRCEQGYLDNTAILSSVLSDDQGNAIEILDFAPRFLRYERFFRPPQLVRRVRRVSGRPRIRVLVRPSLGIGEEPDEVTRGSNHVRYVGADQTIRLTTNAPLSYVVEGTPFAVDQAYSFFIGSDEALRAEIETTSREFLDKTTDYWHDWVRSLSIPFEYQKEVIRAAITLKLCAFEETGAIVAALTTSIPEAPGTQRNWDYRYCWLRDAYFVVHALNRLGTTRTMEDYLGFITNIVDTFSESGAEHLPPLYPITRGGTLVEFEASNLSGYRGHRPVRFGNGAAVQIQNDGYGAVVLAATHSFFDRRLIQPGKETLFGQLERMGEIAIAVFDKPDAGPWELREKEAVHSFSSVMCWAACDRLARIAGTLGRADRKEFWKGEARRLKEAIAEHIWNESKGHFVSTFGGEDLDATLLLLAELGFVKPDDARFVATVEAIGRDLKRGDLLLRYATQDDFGYMHTGFLICAFWYVDALNAIGRRDEAKELFERVLQRRNSFGLLSEDADLKTGELWGNFPQTYSHVGLINCAMRLSRDWEEAF from the coding sequence ATGACCGTTACGACCTCGGCCGCGGGGCATCACTCCGCCTCGCTCGACCTCGGCGTGATCGGCAATTGCTCGATCGCCGCCCTCATCGACCGCCGCGCCCGCATCGTCTGGGGCTGCTTCCCGCGCTTCGACCGCGATCCCGTCTTCTGCTCGCTGATCGACAACCAGGCGGAGGACGGCGACGCAGAACTCGGCAAGGGCTTCTTCGCCATCGAGCTCGTCGGCATGACGCGCTGCGAGCAGGGCTATCTCGACAATACCGCGATCCTCTCGTCCGTGCTCTCGGACGACCAGGGCAATGCGATCGAGATCCTCGATTTCGCGCCGCGCTTTCTGCGCTACGAGCGCTTCTTCCGGCCGCCTCAGCTCGTGCGTCGGGTCCGGCGCGTCTCCGGGCGGCCACGTATCCGCGTACTGGTCAGGCCCAGCCTCGGCATCGGCGAGGAACCCGACGAGGTCACGCGCGGCTCCAACCATGTCCGCTATGTCGGCGCCGACCAGACGATTCGCCTGACGACCAACGCACCGCTCTCCTATGTCGTGGAAGGCACGCCCTTCGCGGTCGACCAGGCCTATTCCTTCTTCATCGGTTCGGACGAGGCGCTGCGCGCCGAGATCGAGACGACATCACGCGAGTTCCTCGACAAGACCACCGACTACTGGCACGACTGGGTGCGCTCACTCTCGATCCCCTTCGAGTACCAGAAGGAGGTGATCCGGGCCGCGATCACGCTGAAGCTCTGCGCCTTCGAGGAGACTGGAGCGATCGTCGCGGCACTGACGACCTCGATCCCCGAGGCGCCAGGCACGCAGCGCAACTGGGACTATCGCTATTGCTGGCTGCGCGACGCGTATTTCGTCGTGCATGCGTTGAACCGGCTCGGCACGACGCGGACGATGGAGGATTATCTCGGCTTCATCACCAATATCGTCGACACCTTCTCGGAGAGCGGCGCCGAGCATCTGCCGCCGCTCTATCCGATCACGCGCGGCGGCACACTGGTCGAATTCGAGGCCAGCAACCTCTCCGGCTATCGCGGGCACCGACCGGTGCGCTTCGGCAATGGCGCGGCGGTGCAGATCCAGAACGACGGCTACGGCGCGGTCGTGCTGGCGGCGACGCATTCTTTCTTCGACCGGCGCCTGATCCAGCCGGGCAAGGAGACGCTGTTCGGGCAGCTCGAGCGCATGGGCGAGATCGCCATCGCGGTGTTCGACAAGCCCGATGCGGGGCCGTGGGAGCTGCGCGAGAAGGAGGCGGTGCATTCCTTCTCCAGCGTGATGTGCTGGGCGGCCTGCGACCGGCTCGCCCGCATCGCCGGGACGCTCGGACGCGCCGATCGCAAGGAGTTCTGGAAGGGCGAAGCCCGGCGCTTGAAGGAAGCCATCGCCGAGCATATCTGGAACGAGAGCAAGGGCCATTTCGTCTCGACCTTCGGCGGCGAGGATCTCGACGCGACCCTGCTGCTGCTGGCCGAGCTCGGTTTCGTCAAACCGGATGATGCCCGTTTCGTCGCCACCGTCGAGGCGATCGGCCGCGACCTCAAGCGCGGCGACCTCCTGCTGCGCTACGCCACGCAGGACGATTTCGGCTACATGCATACCGGCTTCCTGATCTGCGCCTTCTGGTATGTCGATGCGCTGAACGCGATCGGCCGCCGGGACGAAGCCAAGGAGCTGTTCGAACGTGTCCTGCAGCGACGCAACAGCTTCGGCCTGCTCTCCGAAGACGCAGACCTCAAGACCGGCGAACTCTGGGGCAATTTCCCGCAGACCTATTCGCATGTCGGCCTGATCAACTGCGCGATGCGGTTGAGCCGGGACTGGGAGGAGGCGTTCTAA
- a CDS encoding TetR/AcrR family transcriptional regulator, translating to METKPKRRASIGARRSPETEAAVKAAARELLAEKGYAGFSIEEVARRAGAGKPTIYRWWPNKAELFIAIYGVEKDAAIPVPDEGSLRADLLRYTRDLWRFWREDAAGRVFRGLIAEAQTSETALAALRFKFMPERLASPRRMFVRAAERGEFSPDEIDDRLELWVGFNWLHVLTDRLSEDEPSLSRKIELLCR from the coding sequence ATGGAGACGAAGCCGAAGCGCCGCGCCTCGATCGGCGCCCGCCGCAGCCCGGAAACCGAGGCTGCGGTGAAGGCGGCAGCGCGCGAATTGCTGGCCGAAAAGGGCTATGCCGGTTTCTCGATCGAGGAGGTCGCCCGCCGCGCCGGCGCCGGCAAGCCGACGATCTATCGCTGGTGGCCGAACAAGGCCGAGCTGTTCATCGCGATCTATGGCGTCGAGAAGGATGCGGCTATTCCCGTTCCGGACGAAGGTTCGCTGCGCGCCGATCTGCTGCGTTACACGCGCGATCTCTGGCGCTTCTGGCGCGAGGACGCTGCAGGGCGCGTTTTCCGGGGACTGATCGCCGAGGCTCAGACCAGCGAGACCGCACTCGCCGCATTGCGCTTCAAGTTCATGCCGGAGCGCCTCGCCTCACCGCGCCGGATGTTCGTACGCGCGGCCGAGCGCGGCGAATTTTCGCCAGACGAGATCGACGACCGGCTTGAACTCTGGGTCGGTTTCAACTGGCTGCATGTGCTGACCGACCGGCTGAGCGAGGACGAGCCCTCGCTCAGCCGCAAGATCGAGCTGCTCTGCCGCTGA